Proteins encoded by one window of Lycium barbarum isolate Lr01 chromosome 11, ASM1917538v2, whole genome shotgun sequence:
- the LOC132617431 gene encoding uncharacterized protein LOC132617431, whose product MDLDSTRPHSNTSTTTSELFICFTSRLSLTSSSSSMKFSKSILSPGRARDAPLSLPISLSRRLKSNGSIKGGHGQASPMFSTTNKKRGSGFENPEPTSPKVTCIGQVRVKTKKKVKQSRSLSKRRSGSGSGSGEVSFRKIEQVSTEAFNQTHDRLSLRNSSVHYQQQECVNHRNQRWVHLPLTICEALRGFGAEFSCLFPCRSSCFSTNEGEKVEKRGEAYRECDNINEQRSCGAVFARWLVALQDGEGGKRRDIELVVASGDQEEERNEVMHSTRRHVFEDIELDEIVEMEKGRVSICVPPKNALLLMRCRSDPLKMADLTNRFRESPVMKDEHYDDEDDEEENKDVEVVDSQKCEPSKDVKVPEETSVSVDLDEIEEIPEETEVMEMEEKLETCELAAQIEQEETKIESIAEVESLEQSAKMVNQMEENEDIEDNQVRELEEGEGEEMSILSHSSLLENSDRGSIQIEDEEVELVTEEAALEEEEERFKSTIMKEIQEILLGSPDQIESSLCQSMNTPHPAVQGVGQIRVEALSRKSQDFWADSRMGTQQESENEEQEENTPSTEPVQNENQNKEGKQIEVEYTKEPEKDEEKEKESVLPDCLLLMMCEPKLSMEVSKETWVCRRDFLRWLPERKSQQVKPPPKKEIIPEEQPKRRRSTDTRPPMEHRNKHLLQPPRSSCSLPAVGGMSMATMIEQKLVNAAAYEPCVLTRCKSEPMRTAAAKLTPENCCWKNRKIEPHRPATFGVGAAGVGF is encoded by the coding sequence ATGGACTTAGACAGCACTAGACCCCACAGTAACACCAGTACTACAACAAGTGAGCTCTTCATTTGCTTCACTTCTCGTCTTTCTTTaacttcatcttcatcttccatgaAATTCTCTAAATCAATTCTTAGTCCTGGCCGTGCACGTGACGCGCCTCTTTCACTTCCCATTTCTTTAAGTCGTAGACTTAAATCAAATGGTAGCATAAAAGGTGGCCATGGCCAAGCTTCCCCTATGTTTTCCACAACAAACAAGAAACGCGGGTCGGGTTTTGAAAACCCGGAACCTACTTCCCCAAAGGTGACGTGTATTGGTCAAGTTAGGGTTAAGACCAAGAAAAAAGTGAAACAATCAAGAAGTTTATCGAAAAGAAGAAGTGGAAGTGGAAGTGGAAGTGGTGAAGTGAGTTTTAGAAAAATAGAGCAAGTTTCCACTGAGGCATTTAATCAAACACATGATAGACTATCGTTAAGGAACTCGAGTGTTCATTATCAGCAACAAGAATGTGTTAATCATAGGAATCAGAGATGGGTTCATTTGCCTTTGACTATTTGTGAAGCTTTGAGGGGTTTTGGAGCTGAGTTTAGTTGTTTGTTTCCTTGTCGTTCGTCGTGTTTTTCGACAAACGAAGGAGAAAAAGTGGAGAAAAGAGGGGAAGCTTATAGGGAATGTGATAATATTAATGAGCAGAGATCTTGTGGGGCGGTTTTTGCGAGATGGTTAGTAGCGTTACAAGATGGGGAAGGAGGAAAAAGAAGGGATATTGAGTTGGTTGTAGCTAGTGGTGATCAAGAAGAGGAAAGAAATGAGGTAATGCATAGTACAAGAAGGCATGTGTTTGAAGATATTGAATTGGATGAGATTGTTGAAATGGAGAAAGGTAGAGTGAGTATTTGTGTTCCACCAAAGAATGCTTTGCTACTTATGAGATGTAGATCTGATCCATTGAAAATGGCTGACCTTACAAATCGGTTTAGGGAGTCACCTGTTATGAAAGATGAACAttatgatgatgaagatgatgaagaagaaaaTAAGGATGTAGAAGTAGTGGATTCTCAGAAATGTGAACCGAGTAAGGATGTTAAAGTGCCAGAGGAAACTAGTGTTTCAGTAGATCTTGATGAAATCGAAGAGATTCCAGAAGAAACAGAGGTCATGGAAATGGAGGAAAAGCTAGAAACTTGTGAATTAGCAGCACAAATTGAGCAAGAAGAGACAAAGATTGAGTCCATTGCTGAAGTTGAGTCTCTTGAACAATCAGCCAAAATGGTAAATCAAATGGAAGAAAATGAAGACATAGAAGATAACCAAGTTCGAGAGCTTgaggaaggagaaggagaagaaatgTCCATTTTGAGTCATTCATCTTTGTTAGAAAACTCAGATAGAGGAAGTATCCAAATAGAGGATGAAGAAGTAGAACTAGTAACAGAAGAAGCTGcattggaagaagaagaagaaagattcAAGTCAACCATAATGAAAGAGATCCAAGAAATACTTTTAGGTTCTCCTGATCAAATTGAGAGTTCGCTTTGCCAGTCCATGAATACGCCGCACCCAGCAGTTCAAGGAGTTGGCCAGATACGGGTCGAAGCCCTGTCTCGAAAAAGTCAGGACTTTTGGGCAGATTCCAGGATGGGGACTCAACAAGAATCTGAAAATGAAGAACAAGAAGAAAATACACCATCTACTGAGCCAGTGCAAAATGAAAATCAAAACAAAGAAGGCAAACAAATTGAAGTTGAATACACAAAAGAGCCTgaaaaagatgaagaaaaagaaaaagaatcagTTTTGCCGGATTGTTTGTTACTAATGATGTGTGAACCAAAGCTATCAATGGAAGTTTCCAAAGAAACATGGGTATGCAGAAGGGATTTCCTCAGATGGTTACCTGAAAGAAAATCCCAACAAGTCAAACCACCACCAAAGAAAGAGATTATTCCTGAAGAACAACCAAAAAGGCGGCGTAGCACTGACACTAGACCACCTATGGAACATCGAAACAAACACTTACTACAACCACCAAGATCATCATGTTCTTTACCAGCAGTTGGTGGTATGTCAATGGCAACCATGATTGAGCAGAAACTAGTGAATGCAGCTGCTTACGAGCCGTGTGTATTGACAAGATGTAAATCTGAGCCGATGAGAACGGCTGCGGCTAAGCTGACACCAGAGAATTGTTGCTGGAAAAATAGAAAAATTGAGCCTCATCGACCGGCTACGTTTGGGGTCGGGGCGGCTGGAGTCGGGTTTTGA
- the LOC132619373 gene encoding uncharacterized protein LOC132619373 codes for MEEESLLDFARAFGLVVANSSFPKKEDHLVTFRNSVAASQIDFLLLRKDDKGFCKDCKRKKKKRVTDDRPRIRWGSLTLSSAQELREKLMALEAWEIRGDASSMWDRTSSCIREAAREVLGVSRGRRGGHRGDWWWNREVQGKVEAKKQAYAKVIDSKDDEEKRTNREKYKMERKEAKLAVSAAKTAAFECLYAELEDRGEDKKLFRLVKARERKAHDLDQALNIDGACISNPGKRGIGGLFRDNNKNWVMASGGAT; via the exons atggaggaggagtcacTCTTGGATTTCGCTAGGGCTTTTGGCTTGGTGGTAGCTAACTCGAGTTTCCCTAAGAAGGAGGAtcacttggtaacctttcgtaaCTCGGTGGCTGCAtcgcagatagactttttgctccttagaaaGGATGATAAAGGCttttgtaaagactgcaag aggaagaagaagaagagggtcaCTGATGACCGGCCGAGGATCAGGTGGGGGAGTTTGACTTTGTCTAGTGCCCAAGAATTAAGAGAGAAGTTGATGGCTTTGGAGGCGTGGGAGATCAGGGGAgatgcgagcagtatgtgggataggacgtcCAGTTGCATTAGAGAAGCAGCTAGAGAGGTTCTAGGAGTCTCAAGAGGTCGTcgtggtgggcaccgaggggattggtggtggaatcgGGAAGTCCAAGGTAAAgtggaagcaaagaagcaggCATATGCGAAGGTGATAGACAGCAAGGATGACGAAGAGAAGCGGACAAAtagggaaaagtataagatggagagaaaggaggcgaagttggcagtgTCGGCAGCGAAAACGGCGGCGTTTGAAtgcctttatgcagaactagaggacagaggcGAGGATAAGAAGTTATTCAGGCTTGTCAAGGCCAGAGAGAGGAAGGCACACgacctggatcaa gctcttaatatAGATGGTGCATGCATTTCTAATCCTGGTAAGAGAGGAATTGGAGGCTTATTCAGAGACAATAACAAGAACTGGGTTAtggccagtggcggagccacatag